A section of the Paenibacillus yonginensis genome encodes:
- a CDS encoding sugar ABC transporter substrate-binding protein produces MIKMNRVLRKKGLSLGAILLAVMLTITACGSGGGGGSKSASLPDLDGRYTPDPSTPAWKLDTKKETTDLTWYVNADWWNTDFGKDTVTKKIKEDLNINIKFITGDDTKLNTFFAGGDMPDIITVFDSNSAVAQKASTWALPLNDLAEKYDPYFNQVAAKDTMNWFQQKDGKTYGYPDYSNTQADYDSGDIPAKTAFIIRQDVYEAIGKPSMKTPEEFVSAMEKIKSQFPSLIPFGFNSIGTGTGSLGDVLQDYLGVPLEDKDGKFYNRNLDEDYLTWLKTLNTVYRNGDISDDSFADDGTAFEEKVKSGKYATILLDGVPQQGGNLQTFMTNNPEDKYIAVDGPQSTVGNQPTLNQSGITGWMINYITKKAKDPAKAIQVFTYLLSDEGQALVNFGIEGETYKKNSDGTVEFLPAVKELQLTNSDKFKKDYRMGEFIFFGHDRYKALNKDSSPEAIKQLQEWGNGKLKPHFILENINPDQGTPEARSLSAIDTTWNTTLVSLIRAKTDDDFNKTLDAYKKFLDENNWSKIVEIRSEKMQANRDKLGIK; encoded by the coding sequence ATGATAAAGATGAATAGAGTATTGCGGAAAAAAGGACTTTCGCTGGGTGCCATCCTGCTGGCAGTCATGCTGACAATCACCGCCTGCGGCTCCGGTGGCGGAGGGGGGAGCAAAAGCGCTTCTCTTCCGGATTTGGACGGCCGCTATACACCTGACCCGTCAACACCGGCATGGAAGCTGGATACGAAAAAGGAAACAACCGATTTGACCTGGTACGTCAATGCGGACTGGTGGAATACAGACTTCGGTAAAGATACAGTAACCAAAAAAATTAAAGAAGATTTGAATATCAACATCAAATTTATTACCGGTGACGATACGAAATTGAATACCTTCTTCGCCGGCGGAGATATGCCTGACATTATTACTGTTTTTGATTCCAATTCGGCTGTTGCGCAGAAAGCCTCCACATGGGCTCTGCCGCTTAACGATCTGGCCGAGAAATATGATCCGTATTTCAATCAGGTAGCAGCCAAAGATACGATGAACTGGTTCCAGCAGAAAGACGGCAAAACGTATGGATACCCGGACTATTCCAATACACAGGCCGATTATGACAGCGGTGACATTCCGGCTAAAACGGCTTTCATTATCCGCCAGGACGTCTATGAGGCGATCGGCAAGCCTAGCATGAAGACGCCGGAAGAGTTTGTTAGTGCCATGGAGAAGATCAAAAGCCAGTTCCCGTCCCTGATTCCGTTTGGTTTCAACTCGATCGGAACCGGTACAGGTTCGCTGGGCGACGTCCTTCAGGACTATCTGGGCGTTCCGCTGGAAGACAAAGACGGCAAGTTCTATAACCGCAACCTGGATGAAGATTACTTGACCTGGTTGAAAACGCTTAACACCGTTTACCGCAACGGCGATATCAGCGATGACAGCTTTGCCGATGACGGTACGGCTTTTGAAGAGAAGGTGAAATCAGGTAAATATGCGACGATCCTGCTCGACGGGGTGCCTCAGCAAGGCGGCAACCTGCAGACTTTTATGACCAATAACCCTGAAGATAAATACATTGCGGTTGACGGACCACAAAGCACGGTGGGCAACCAGCCGACACTGAACCAGTCGGGGATTACAGGCTGGATGATCAACTACATCACGAAAAAAGCCAAGGACCCAGCCAAAGCAATTCAAGTCTTTACTTATTTGCTGAGCGACGAAGGCCAAGCGCTTGTGAACTTCGGTATTGAAGGCGAAACGTACAAGAAAAATTCGGATGGAACGGTAGAATTCTTGCCAGCTGTGAAAGAGCTTCAGCTCACCAATTCCGATAAGTTCAAGAAGGACTACCGGATGGGTGAATTTATTTTCTTTGGACACGACCGTTATAAAGCACTGAATAAAGATTCCTCTCCGGAAGCGATCAAACAGCTGCAGGAGTGGGGCAACGGCAAGCTGAAACCCCATTTCATTCTGGAAAATATCAACCCGGATCAAGGTACGCCGGAAGCACGGTCGTTATCGGCAATTGACACTACATGGAATACGACCCTCGTTAGTCTGATCAGAGCTAAGACGGATGATGATTTCAATAAAACGCTGGATGCTTACAAGAAATTCCTTGATGAGAACAACTGGAGCAAAATCGTTGAGATACGCAGCGAGAAGATGCAGGCCAACAGAGATAAACTGGGAATCAAGTAA
- a CDS encoding carbohydrate ABC transporter permease, with protein MNRKAIKEDLNSRIFNAFNLTLLIIITLVIIIPLWNVIISSLSSGRALAEGGFIFWSPEFSMENYRAVFQDDSIWQAFFISVSKTVLGVVTHVFFCAMIGYALSKKNLRGRRLYVAMGVITMFFSGGMIPIYLLIKSLGLLNTFWVYIIPALFSYYDVVILMNFFRNVPDALEESAKIDGAGEWRIFLKIFIPLSMPAMATIALFNGVGQWNDFLTTKLYITDQALYPLQMKLYEIIVQSQTQSMQNASSAVIETTTKGVQLATIVITTLPIVVIYPLLQRYFISGIMMGAVKE; from the coding sequence ATGAATCGAAAGGCGATTAAGGAAGATTTAAACAGCCGTATCTTTAATGCCTTCAATTTAACGCTGCTTATTATCATTACCCTTGTTATTATCATCCCTTTGTGGAATGTCATCATTTCCTCATTGAGCTCAGGGCGGGCTTTGGCAGAAGGCGGATTTATATTCTGGAGCCCCGAGTTCTCTATGGAAAATTATCGTGCCGTATTCCAGGATGACAGCATTTGGCAGGCCTTTTTCATCTCGGTATCCAAGACGGTGCTTGGCGTTGTCACTCACGTTTTCTTCTGTGCGATGATCGGTTACGCGCTCAGCAAAAAAAATCTGCGTGGACGCCGATTGTATGTCGCGATGGGTGTCATCACGATGTTCTTCTCAGGCGGCATGATTCCGATCTATCTCCTGATTAAGTCCCTGGGACTGTTAAACACCTTCTGGGTGTACATTATTCCTGCCCTCTTCAGTTATTACGATGTTGTGATCCTGATGAACTTCTTCCGCAATGTGCCAGATGCCCTTGAAGAATCGGCGAAAATTGACGGTGCCGGTGAATGGCGCATTTTCCTGAAGATTTTTATACCTCTGTCCATGCCGGCTATGGCTACCATCGCTTTATTTAATGGGGTCGGCCAGTGGAATGATTTCTTGACCACTAAGCTGTACATTACTGATCAGGCCTTATATCCGCTGCAGATGAAGCTGTATGAGATCATTGTGCAGTCCCAGACGCAGTCCATGCAAAATGCAAGCTCGGCCGTGATTGAAACCACCACCAAAGGGGTTCAACTTGCGACAATCGTGATCACCACTCTGCCGATTGTTGTCATTTATCCATTGCTTCAAAGGTACTTTATCTCTGGCATTATGATGGGGGCGGTGAAGGAATAA